In Candidatus Limnocylindrales bacterium, a single window of DNA contains:
- a CDS encoding MFS transporter: protein MSKKASNLEIFSWCMYDFANSSFTTVIVTAFYVLYFKEVVLKGYSPEEGDFFWGLNISLSMLFVALSSPILGAIADYSGAKKKFLRFYSLQCILFTALLFFVKEGDLLPGMLFFILANIGFEGGIVFYNAFLPEIATSENIGRISGYGWALGYLGGLASLVMVLPLVKGGFTPENLLNCRLSFVVIALCFLVFSLPTFIFLKERAMPRTPPAGQSYIQAGFSTLAGTFREIKRYRELLKFLLAFFLFNDAIATTIAFSAAYAQDTLHFTVSENITLIIVINITAAIGAFLFGFVVDRIGAKKTISITLLIWIMVVISAYFSETKTSFWIIANIAGTAIGASQSASRSLIGSFSPKERSAEFFGFEAVCGRFSAIFGPLVFGTVSSWTGNQRYAVLSIGFFFTLGLILLQRVNEKEGIEAARIGNAG from the coding sequence GTGTCGAAGAAGGCAAGTAATTTAGAAATTTTTAGCTGGTGCATGTATGATTTTGCTAATTCCTCCTTTACGACCGTCATCGTCACCGCTTTTTACGTCCTTTACTTTAAAGAGGTCGTACTTAAGGGTTACTCTCCCGAAGAAGGGGATTTTTTCTGGGGGTTGAACATTTCCTTATCTATGTTATTTGTAGCCCTGTCTTCACCGATATTAGGTGCCATAGCCGATTATTCCGGGGCCAAGAAAAAATTTCTCCGATTTTATTCCCTTCAGTGTATCCTTTTTACCGCACTTCTGTTCTTTGTGAAGGAGGGAGATCTTTTACCTGGAATGCTATTTTTCATTCTGGCCAATATCGGATTTGAAGGCGGGATTGTTTTTTATAATGCTTTTTTGCCCGAGATTGCAACCTCTGAAAATATAGGACGTATTTCAGGTTATGGGTGGGCTCTGGGATATTTGGGCGGTCTGGCTTCCTTAGTGATGGTCCTCCCTCTCGTCAAGGGAGGATTCACCCCGGAAAATCTCTTGAACTGTCGACTGAGTTTCGTGGTCATCGCCCTCTGTTTTTTAGTTTTTTCACTTCCTACCTTTATTTTTTTAAAAGAGCGGGCAATGCCTAGAACTCCCCCGGCCGGGCAAAGCTATATTCAGGCCGGTTTTTCAACACTGGCTGGTACTTTTCGGGAGATAAAACGATATCGAGAACTGCTCAAGTTTCTTCTGGCCTTTTTTCTTTTTAATGATGCCATTGCCACAACCATCGCCTTTAGTGCCGCCTATGCCCAGGATACCTTGCATTTTACCGTGAGCGAGAATATTACTTTAATTATCGTGATTAATATAACGGCAGCCATCGGTGCCTTCCTGTTCGGTTTTGTGGTCGACCGGATCGGAGCCAAAAAAACTATCAGTATTACCCTGTTGATCTGGATTATGGTTGTCATCAGCGCTTATTTTAGTGAGACTAAGACGAGTTTCTGGATTATTGCTAATATAGCCGGAACAGCCATCGGTGCTTCCCAATCTGCCAGTCGTAGTTTGATCGGTAGCTTTTCACCGAAAGAAAGAAGTGCGGAGTTCTTCGGATTCGAGGCAGTCTGTGGGAGGTTTTCGGCTATTTTTGGACCTCTGGTCTTTGGGACCGTATCTTCCTGGACAGGTAATCAACGGTATGCCGTACTTTCGATAGGTTTTTTCTTTACCCTGGGTTTAATCTTACTCCAGCGGGTTAATGAAAAGGAAGGAATCGAGGCAGCAAGAATCGGAAATGCCGGTTAA
- the tsaB gene encoding tRNA (adenosine(37)-N6)-threonylcarbamoyltransferase complex dimerization subunit type 1 TsaB, with the protein MLKVLGIDTSTMTGSVGLLNDRELMGEYTIGNLANHSERLMTMIDLLLKEVNLKPEEIDGIAVALGPGSFTGLRIGVTTAKALAYSLKKPIVGIPTLDALAQHFTLTDRLICPILDARKQEVYSAFYRSDGHKAQRISDYQVSSIEKVLEKIQEPVVFLGNGLILYQSHIAKALGEKALFADPAHSSPRGGLIAWLGLQRLTQQDQDDPFSLVPLYVRRSDAEIFWEKR; encoded by the coding sequence TTGTTAAAGGTTTTAGGAATTGATACCTCCACCATGACCGGAAGTGTCGGGCTTCTTAATGATCGGGAATTAATGGGGGAATATACAATAGGTAATCTGGCTAATCATTCCGAACGGTTGATGACGATGATAGACCTTTTGCTGAAGGAAGTAAACTTAAAGCCGGAAGAAATAGATGGAATAGCGGTTGCCCTGGGACCCGGATCTTTTACAGGACTACGCATTGGGGTAACTACAGCAAAGGCCCTGGCTTACAGTCTGAAGAAACCGATTGTCGGGATTCCTACTCTAGATGCCCTGGCCCAGCATTTTACTTTAACAGACAGGTTGATCTGTCCCATTCTGGATGCCAGAAAACAGGAAGTATACTCGGCTTTTTATCGGTCTGATGGTCATAAAGCTCAGAGAATATCGGATTATCAGGTGAGTTCAATTGAAAAAGTTCTGGAGAAAATTCAAGAGCCCGTGGTATTTTTAGGAAATGGCCTGATTCTTTATCAATCCCATATTGCAAAGGCTTTGGGTGAAAAGGCTCTTTTTGCAGACCCGGCCCATTCTTCCCCAAGGGGTGGCTTAATCGCCTGGTTAGGTCTTCAACGTCTGACCCAACAAGATCAGGATGATCCTTTCTCTCTGGTCCCTCTGTATGTGCGGAGGTCGGACGCAGAGATCTTTTGGGAGAAACGGTAG
- the hemB gene encoding porphobilinogen synthase, translating to MEVWECGSMEVNSPLLPYFHTPTLPYHQLMSFPIYRPRRLRKNESFRRMIRETRISVDDLVYPLFVVPGSHIKSEIPSMPGNYHFSVDRLVEEVKEVYDLRIPAVLLFGIPESKDSVGSGAYDENGIIQRAVRAIKERVPNMMVITDICLCEYTDHGHCGVVLDGEIQNDETLKLLQKTALSHVKAGADMVAPSDMMDGRVKAIREILDNTGYSHIPIMAYSAKYASSFYGPFRDAAHSAPQFGDRRSYQMDPGNSQEAIRETLLDIEEGADIVMVKPALPYLDVIYRVKTELGMPTAAYNVSGEYCMVKAAASRGWIDGERAMMEMLLGIKRAGADIILTYFAKEVAARL from the coding sequence GTGGAAGTATGGGAGTGTGGGAGTATGGAGGTGAATTCTCCCTTACTTCCATACTTCCATACCCCCACACTCCCATACCATCAACTTATGAGTTTTCCTATTTATCGTCCTCGACGACTTAGAAAAAACGAGAGTTTTCGTCGTATGATACGAGAAACTCGTATTTCTGTGGATGATCTGGTTTATCCTTTGTTTGTGGTTCCCGGAAGTCATATTAAGAGTGAAATACCCTCCATGCCGGGAAATTATCATTTTTCTGTGGATCGGTTGGTGGAAGAGGTGAAAGAGGTTTATGATTTGCGGATTCCCGCGGTTTTGCTCTTTGGAATTCCTGAAAGTAAGGATAGTGTGGGTTCTGGAGCCTATGATGAAAACGGGATTATCCAGAGAGCTGTACGAGCTATCAAAGAGAGAGTACCCAACATGATGGTTATTACCGATATTTGTCTGTGCGAGTACACCGATCATGGCCATTGTGGAGTAGTTCTAGATGGAGAGATTCAAAATGATGAAACGTTAAAGCTTCTTCAAAAAACAGCCTTATCCCACGTGAAAGCCGGTGCGGATATGGTAGCACCTTCCGACATGATGGATGGAAGGGTTAAGGCGATTCGAGAAATTCTCGATAATACCGGGTATTCCCATATTCCTATCATGGCTTATTCGGCTAAATATGCCTCAAGCTTTTATGGACCTTTTCGCGATGCCGCCCACTCCGCTCCACAATTTGGAGATCGCCGGTCTTATCAAATGGATCCCGGGAACAGCCAGGAAGCAATTCGGGAAACCCTGCTGGATATTGAAGAAGGTGCCGATATCGTCATGGTCAAACCGGCTCTTCCTTATTTAGATGTGATATATCGAGTTAAAACCGAGCTGGGTATGCCCACAGCGGCCTATAATGTAAGCGGTGAATACTGTATGGTTAAAGCGGCTGCGTCCCGGGGATGGATTGATGGGGAGCGGGCTATGATGGAGATGTTACTGGGGATTAAACGAGCGGGGGCAGATATTATCCTGACTTACTTTGCCAAGGAGGTGGCCGCACGATTATAA
- the lepB gene encoding signal peptidase I, with protein MQQYIKILEHWKADMTKGYKGVILEWIKTGVIAIILSFIIKATVVEAYLVPSSSMVPTIQIGDRILGNKFIYWFTDPKPGDIVVFRPPPEAHTNVPRYVKRVVAVEGDLVEIKNGMLYVNGKPRKEDYIKEPPEYTFGPKRVPKGHIFVLGDNRNNSHDGHVWEFLPKENLLAKVFFRFWPPSRIGVL; from the coding sequence ATGCAACAATATATAAAAATCTTAGAACACTGGAAAGCTGACATGACTAAAGGTTACAAGGGCGTTATTCTGGAGTGGATTAAAACCGGAGTTATTGCTATTATTCTTTCCTTCATTATCAAGGCTACCGTTGTAGAAGCCTACCTGGTACCCAGTAGTTCCATGGTACCGACCATCCAAATTGGAGATCGTATTCTGGGAAATAAGTTTATTTATTGGTTTACAGACCCCAAACCCGGAGACATCGTTGTTTTTCGTCCTCCTCCAGAGGCCCACACCAATGTTCCACGATATGTTAAAAGAGTGGTAGCCGTAGAAGGAGATCTTGTGGAAATAAAAAATGGCATGTTATATGTTAACGGAAAACCTCGAAAGGAAGATTATATCAAGGAACCTCCAGAATACACCTTTGGACCTAAGCGGGTTCCAAAGGGCCACATATTCGTCTTAGGAGACAATCGGAATAACAGCCATGACGGTCATGTTTGGGAATTCCTTCCTAAAGAAAATCTACTGGCCAAGGTATTTTTCCGATTCTGGCCACCGAGCCGGATAGGAGTGCTATAA
- a CDS encoding DUF2461 family protein, protein MQSFLIQRFKGFFPQTFTFLKNLQAHNTREWFAAHREEFYRYLDQPLRALLRDLGPFISQTFPAFKWETTPKTGKCLSRIHIQGKSGVNLYYTHYWGAFYRQSQTKQRDAQLFISLHPEKVRIGFHLGSEARLVWMRFQKNIKKNPHFFQSLLRELVLKESYIFETLKKSKEVPHPLPEVHDLEALKTWAQAREMTIARELDLQEPRLYQPELVQVVEEIFKDLYPFYVFVTTPDPISKLNGRIRVADRPALSLTKALRGLVKEEPTPYPSTTSLPAYTFQQLLEETYLEESFLRSIENLLSSGKKQAIFTGPPGTGKTYVAQKFARYLQGSEGRVQLIQFHPTYGYEEFMEGIRPQLVQTREGFHEVTYEVEAGVFKAFCEEARGRKGNYVFIIDEINRGNLSRVFGELLYLLEYRDQEIILPYSRQRFSIPENVYILGTMNTADRSIALVDFALRRRFHFVSFEADQAVLKRWLEKNCPSMMESALEIFTLLDRAIEDKHFKIGFSYFMDPELDQDKLRLLWNYTLRPYLDEYWFNDPSRVSKLEEKVRKILSKEKSS, encoded by the coding sequence ATGCAATCTTTTTTGATTCAAAGGTTTAAGGGTTTTTTTCCACAAACCTTTACGTTTCTCAAAAATTTGCAGGCCCATAATACCCGAGAATGGTTTGCAGCCCACAGGGAAGAGTTTTATCGCTACCTGGATCAACCCCTTCGAGCTCTTCTTAGGGATTTGGGTCCCTTTATCTCCCAAACCTTTCCCGCCTTCAAATGGGAAACCACTCCCAAAACGGGGAAGTGCCTTTCCCGGATTCATATCCAGGGTAAGTCAGGAGTAAACTTATACTATACCCATTACTGGGGAGCATTTTATCGTCAAAGTCAAACCAAACAGCGTGATGCCCAGCTTTTTATCAGCCTTCATCCTGAAAAGGTTCGGATAGGATTTCATCTGGGATCTGAAGCTAGGCTGGTATGGATGCGGTTTCAAAAAAATATTAAAAAGAATCCCCATTTTTTTCAATCCCTGCTGAGGGAATTAGTTTTAAAGGAATCCTATATCTTCGAAACCCTTAAGAAATCCAAGGAGGTTCCCCATCCACTTCCTGAAGTACACGATTTAGAAGCCTTAAAAACCTGGGCTCAGGCCCGAGAAATGACAATAGCCCGGGAGTTAGATCTGCAAGAACCCCGCCTCTATCAACCTGAGCTGGTTCAGGTAGTAGAGGAGATTTTTAAAGATCTTTATCCCTTTTATGTGTTTGTTACAACTCCGGACCCCATTTCTAAGCTAAATGGCCGAATACGAGTGGCTGACCGACCTGCTTTATCTTTGACCAAAGCCCTCCGAGGTCTGGTTAAAGAAGAACCCACGCCCTATCCTTCCACGACGTCTTTACCGGCTTATACCTTTCAGCAACTTCTGGAAGAAACTTACCTGGAAGAATCCTTCCTTAGAAGTATAGAAAACTTATTAAGCTCTGGGAAAAAGCAGGCGATTTTTACAGGGCCTCCTGGAACCGGAAAGACCTATGTGGCTCAAAAGTTTGCCAGATATCTACAAGGATCTGAGGGTCGGGTGCAACTTATTCAATTTCACCCTACTTATGGGTATGAAGAATTTATGGAAGGAATCCGACCTCAACTGGTTCAAACCCGGGAGGGTTTCCACGAGGTAACTTATGAAGTAGAAGCGGGTGTTTTTAAAGCGTTTTGCGAGGAAGCTCGGGGGAGAAAGGGAAATTACGTTTTTATTATCGATGAAATCAATCGTGGAAATCTTTCTCGAGTTTTTGGAGAATTACTCTACCTGCTGGAATATCGGGATCAAGAGATCATTCTCCCCTACTCACGCCAGCGCTTCTCCATTCCAGAGAATGTTTATATCTTGGGGACTATGAACACAGCCGACCGTTCCATTGCTTTGGTCGACTTTGCATTACGTCGACGGTTCCATTTTGTTTCCTTCGAAGCCGACCAGGCCGTTTTAAAACGCTGGCTTGAAAAGAATTGTCCTTCCATGATGGAATCGGCATTAGAGATTTTTACCCTCCTGGATCGAGCCATTGAAGATAAGCACTTCAAGATCGGGTTTAGCTATTTTATGGATCCGGAATTGGATCAGGACAAACTTCGACTTCTCTGGAACTATACCCTTCGACCTTATCTGGACGAATACTGGTTTAACGATCCCTCGCGGGTTTCTAAACTTGAGGAGAAGGTCAGGAAGATCCTCTCCAAAGAAAAGAGCTCGTAA
- a CDS encoding RidA family protein yields the protein MVDVEQRLKELGVTLHTPDRPLANYVHAVRTGNLIFLAGHGPRKPEGGMVIGKVGREIDLEQGKEAARLVAINLLSSLKAEIGDLNKVKRIVKVLGMVNADPSFTNHPEVINGCSDLLVAIFGDRGRHARSAVGMGSLPRNIPVEIEMIVEVEG from the coding sequence ATGGTCGATGTTGAGCAGCGGCTCAAGGAATTAGGAGTAACCCTTCATACCCCGGACCGCCCTCTGGCAAATTATGTCCATGCAGTACGTACCGGAAATCTGATCTTTCTTGCCGGACATGGACCGAGAAAGCCGGAAGGGGGCATGGTAATCGGTAAGGTGGGACGTGAGATAGATTTGGAGCAGGGAAAAGAAGCGGCACGGCTGGTGGCCATCAACCTGCTATCTTCCCTTAAAGCCGAAATCGGAGATCTGAACAAAGTTAAACGGATTGTCAAAGTGTTGGGTATGGTCAATGCCGATCCGTCTTTTACCAATCATCCTGAAGTCATAAACGGTTGTTCAGATCTCCTGGTGGCTATCTTTGGAGATCGGGGCAGGCATGCACGTTCGGCTGTTGGAATGGGTTCTTTACCTCGAAATATACCCGTAGAAATCGAGATGATTGTGGAAGTAGAAGGGTAA
- a CDS encoding thiamine pyrophosphate-requiring protein, which produces MKVADAIGQILKIEGVEYLFAYPVNHIIEGAAKVGIRPIIVRQERVGLHMADALSRVTSGEKIGVFCMQSGPGSENAFGGVAQAYGDSVPIVVLPMGYPRTITNIPPNFNSFINYRHVTKSCEQVILPQALPDALRRAFTQVKNGRPRPALVEIPSDLFAEEVPEPLNYRPTPKLRYAPDVLEVQRVARVLLNAQRPVIYAGQGVHYAKGWQALRELAELLEAPVTTSLGGKSAFPENHPLSLGSGGKSMPQTVYDFLQKADVIFGIGCSFSTTNFGVKIPKGKTIIQATLDPADINKDVAVEYALIGDARLTLEALVTEIRDQLGGKPRGRAEQVIQEIKTIKGEWLAKWMPKLTSKDVPLSPYRVIWDLLHTVDVANTIITHDAGSPRDQLSPFWESVTPLSYLGWGKTTQLGYGLGLIMGAKLAKPDKLCINVWGDAAIGFTGMDFETAVRERIPILSILFNNFSMAMELPVMPISTEKYRSTDISGNYADMAKAFGGYGERISTPDEIIPAIKRGIQKTKEGIPVLLEFLTAKEITFSLFP; this is translated from the coding sequence ATGAAAGTTGCTGATGCCATCGGTCAAATTTTAAAGATAGAGGGGGTAGAATACCTGTTTGCTTATCCGGTCAACCATATTATCGAGGGTGCCGCAAAGGTAGGGATTCGTCCCATCATCGTCCGTCAGGAGCGTGTAGGCCTTCATATGGCCGATGCCCTCAGTCGGGTGACGTCAGGTGAGAAAATCGGGGTGTTCTGCATGCAAAGCGGGCCCGGGTCGGAAAACGCTTTTGGGGGGGTAGCCCAGGCCTACGGGGATTCGGTACCTATCGTGGTACTGCCCATGGGGTATCCCCGTACCATAACCAATATCCCTCCTAATTTCAATTCTTTTATTAATTATCGCCATGTGACCAAGTCTTGTGAACAGGTTATTCTACCTCAAGCCTTACCGGATGCCTTACGCCGTGCTTTTACCCAGGTGAAAAACGGTCGACCGCGTCCGGCATTGGTAGAAATTCCCAGTGATCTTTTTGCAGAGGAAGTCCCGGAACCTTTAAATTATCGTCCCACACCTAAATTGCGCTATGCACCCGACGTACTCGAAGTCCAAAGGGTGGCCCGGGTTTTACTCAATGCCCAGCGACCGGTTATCTATGCAGGACAGGGGGTTCATTATGCAAAAGGCTGGCAGGCTTTGCGTGAATTAGCGGAACTACTAGAAGCGCCGGTTACTACCAGCCTGGGAGGTAAAAGTGCTTTTCCGGAAAATCATCCTCTGTCCTTAGGTTCTGGCGGTAAGTCCATGCCCCAAACGGTTTATGACTTCCTCCAGAAGGCCGATGTGATTTTTGGTATTGGATGTAGTTTCAGTACCACTAACTTTGGGGTGAAGATACCCAAAGGCAAAACCATTATCCAGGCTACGCTGGATCCGGCGGATATTAACAAAGATGTGGCAGTAGAATATGCTCTGATCGGAGATGCCCGATTGACCCTCGAGGCCTTAGTAACCGAAATTCGAGACCAGTTAGGAGGTAAACCCCGAGGTCGTGCAGAGCAGGTAATTCAAGAAATCAAAACCATCAAGGGGGAATGGCTGGCCAAATGGATGCCCAAGCTAACTTCTAAGGATGTTCCCCTTTCTCCTTATCGAGTAATCTGGGATCTGTTACACACAGTCGATGTGGCCAATACCATCATTACCCATGATGCAGGAAGTCCCCGAGATCAGCTTTCACCTTTCTGGGAATCGGTTACCCCTCTTTCTTATCTGGGTTGGGGTAAGACCACCCAACTGGGCTACGGACTCGGGCTGATCATGGGTGCCAAGCTGGCCAAACCGGACAAGTTGTGCATCAACGTCTGGGGAGATGCTGCCATTGGTTTTACAGGTATGGATTTTGAAACCGCAGTCCGGGAACGCATACCTATCCTTTCTATTCTATTCAACAACTTCTCCATGGCCATGGAGCTGCCGGTTATGCCGATCTCTACAGAGAAATATCGCAGTACCGATATATCCGGGAATTATGCCGATATGGCCAAAGCCTTCGGTGGATACGGAGAACGGATTTCTACCCCCGATGAAATCATCCCGGCCATCAAACGAGGTATCCAGAAAACAAAAGAGGGCATTCCCGTCTTACTGGAATTCCTTACTGCCAAAGAAATTACGTTTTCTTTATTTCCCTAA
- a CDS encoding aspartate aminotransferase family protein has product MDIPIEKVVQRYIEKNKKSMQLYQRAQNSLAGGITRTSTYFQPFPVYMERGEGCMLYDVDGNERVDFLGNYTSLIHGYHHPKITEAVARQIQKGSCFGAPTEQEIKLAELLISRVPSIERIRFASSGSEAIMFALRLAQGFTGRHKIAKIEGGFHGSYDYALMSMHPPLDQVGPVESPAVIPDAVGISPAIPGQMVILPFNDQKNSERLIMKHKHELACVLIEPILGAGGIIPARKEYLQFLREITRQYGILLIFDEIISFRVRLGGAQEMYGIRPDLTTLGKIISGGYPVAAFGGCEDIMALMDPRNGTPRIPHSGTFNGTPVGMAAGLAAMEALTPEAMDRINQMGEKLRTMITETFKKRGVKAQVTGVGSLFNIHFSTEEILDYRSAQRGDMKSRNQLFFSLLNRGIFLASRGLGCISTAMTGEHLDRFNTSLNDALAEDMGY; this is encoded by the coding sequence ATGGACATTCCCATAGAAAAAGTTGTCCAACGGTATATAGAGAAGAATAAAAAGTCGATGCAGCTCTACCAAAGGGCCCAAAATTCCCTTGCAGGAGGTATTACACGAACCAGTACTTATTTCCAGCCTTTTCCTGTGTATATGGAACGTGGGGAGGGTTGTATGCTTTACGATGTGGATGGAAACGAGCGTGTAGATTTCCTGGGTAATTATACCTCCCTGATCCATGGATACCATCATCCAAAAATCACAGAAGCCGTTGCCAGACAAATCCAAAAAGGGTCGTGCTTTGGTGCTCCAACGGAACAGGAGATCAAACTTGCCGAACTTCTCATCTCGCGGGTTCCTTCCATCGAACGGATCCGCTTTGCTTCCTCCGGTTCAGAGGCCATTATGTTTGCCCTTCGACTGGCTCAAGGATTTACAGGAAGACACAAGATCGCCAAGATTGAAGGAGGGTTTCATGGCTCTTACGATTATGCCCTTATGAGTATGCATCCTCCTTTAGATCAGGTCGGTCCTGTGGAATCTCCGGCTGTTATCCCGGATGCTGTAGGAATCTCACCGGCCATCCCCGGGCAGATGGTTATCCTTCCCTTCAATGATCAGAAAAACAGCGAGCGTCTGATTATGAAACATAAACATGAGCTTGCCTGTGTGCTTATCGAACCCATCCTGGGAGCAGGGGGTATAATCCCGGCCAGGAAAGAATACCTGCAGTTCCTTCGAGAGATTACCCGACAATATGGAATCTTATTGATTTTCGACGAGATCATCTCCTTCCGGGTCCGTTTGGGTGGAGCTCAAGAAATGTATGGCATTCGCCCCGATCTGACGACTTTAGGAAAAATTATCAGCGGGGGTTATCCAGTTGCAGCTTTTGGTGGATGCGAAGACATTATGGCCCTGATGGATCCAAGAAATGGAACTCCCAGAATTCCCCACAGCGGTACCTTTAATGGAACTCCCGTAGGTATGGCCGCCGGATTGGCCGCTATGGAGGCGTTGACCCCTGAAGCCATGGATCGAATTAACCAGATGGGAGAAAAACTCCGAACTATGATCACCGAGACCTTCAAAAAACGGGGTGTTAAGGCTCAGGTGACCGGGGTTGGCTCTCTCTTTAATATCCACTTCTCAACAGAAGAAATCCTGGATTATCGATCGGCCCAACGAGGAGATATGAAAAGCCGAAATCAACTTTTCTTCTCTCTCCTGAATCGAGGGATCTTCCTGGCTTCCAGAGGGTTGGGCTGTATCTCGACGGCTATGACGGGAGAACACCTGGATCGGTTCAATACCAGCTTGAATGACGCGTTAGCAGAAGACATGGGATATTAA
- a CDS encoding ABC transporter ATP-binding protein, with amino-acid sequence MEVSHINTFYGMSHILHDVSLQVDKGETVCLLGRNGAGKTTTFRSIMGLTPPRSGSIRFKGIEIVGKRPFQIARLGIGFVPEDRRIYSDLTVLENLKVAQRKPRNGREEWTIEKIFEIFPKLQQLQARRGLHLSGGEQQMLTIARTLMGNPDLLLLDEPSEGLAPLIVKMLGELIQRIKQEGVTVLLAEQNSKFAMKLSDRGYVIDDGRIRYHGNIQELSENEEIKRRYLAV; translated from the coding sequence TTGGAAGTTTCACATATTAACACGTTTTATGGGATGAGTCATATCTTGCATGATGTTTCTCTCCAGGTTGATAAAGGGGAAACCGTTTGTCTGTTGGGTCGAAATGGTGCCGGGAAGACCACCACTTTTCGGAGTATCATGGGTTTAACTCCTCCAAGATCCGGAAGTATCCGATTTAAAGGTATTGAAATCGTCGGAAAGCGTCCTTTTCAAATCGCCCGATTGGGAATTGGTTTTGTCCCTGAAGATCGAAGGATCTACTCAGATTTAACGGTACTTGAAAACTTAAAAGTAGCCCAGCGAAAACCCCGGAATGGCCGAGAGGAGTGGACGATTGAGAAGATCTTTGAGATCTTTCCAAAGCTTCAGCAACTCCAGGCGCGACGAGGTCTTCACCTCAGTGGCGGCGAGCAGCAAATGTTGACCATTGCCCGTACGTTGATGGGAAATCCGGACCTCCTTCTGTTGGATGAACCTTCGGAGGGTCTGGCCCCGCTCATTGTTAAAATGCTTGGAGAACTTATCCAACGGATCAAACAGGAAGGAGTTACCGTCCTTCTGGCCGAGCAAAATTCTAAATTTGCCATGAAGCTATCAGATCGTGGTTATGTCATCGACGATGGACGGATCCGTTATCACGGGAATATTCAAGAGCTTTCCGAAAACGAAGAAATCAAGAGGCGATATCTGGCCGTATAA
- a CDS encoding ABC transporter ATP-binding protein — MAVILETKQLTKSFGELRAVDQVNLSVEEGEIRAIIGPNGAGKTTLFNLISGRIPVDSGQILFRGEDITNLPVPKILRYGISRSFQITNIFPKLTVFENVMIPVLSRIGKSLNFITPAKKIPKVNEEVYKVLESIGLTEKAYLPATALSHGDQKRLEMAIALANQPTLMLLDEPTAGMSPEDTAQTVELIKKVCQELAITIVFTEHDMEIVFSISDRISVLHQGRIIAEGKPQDIRYNERVIEAYLGEVP; from the coding sequence GTGGCGGTTATTCTTGAAACCAAACAATTGACGAAAAGCTTTGGAGAGCTCCGGGCTGTAGATCAGGTAAATCTTTCGGTTGAGGAAGGAGAAATCCGGGCCATTATCGGCCCCAATGGGGCCGGAAAGACAACCCTTTTCAACCTGATCTCCGGACGAATTCCGGTAGACTCCGGACAAATCCTCTTCCGGGGAGAAGATATTACAAACCTTCCGGTTCCTAAAATCCTCCGTTATGGAATCAGCCGATCTTTTCAGATCACCAATATCTTCCCCAAGTTAACCGTCTTTGAAAATGTCATGATTCCGGTACTATCTCGTATTGGAAAAAGTCTGAATTTTATCACCCCGGCCAAGAAAATTCCCAAGGTAAATGAAGAAGTTTATAAGGTTTTGGAGAGTATCGGTCTGACGGAGAAGGCCTATCTCCCCGCTACTGCTCTGTCCCACGGGGATCAGAAACGGTTGGAGATGGCTATAGCTCTGGCCAATCAACCCACGTTGATGCTCTTAGACGAACCCACGGCAGGAATGTCCCCAGAAGATACTGCTCAAACCGTAGAGCTTATCAAAAAAGTTTGTCAAGAGCTGGCAATTACCATTGTTTTTACCGAACACGATATGGAGATTGTTTTCTCCATTTCAGATAGAATTTCGGTTTTGCATCAAGGCCGCATTATTGCAGAGGGAAAACCTCAAGATATTCGATATAACGAACGGGTTATTGAAGCCTATTTGGGAGAGGTTCCGTGA